The following proteins come from a genomic window of Sulfitobacter indolifex:
- a CDS encoding CoA transferase subunit B gives MPWDRDQMAARAAEELEDGMYVNLGIGIPTLVANYVGDKDITLQSENGMLGMGPFPFEGEEDPDLINAGKQTITELSRTAYFDSAMSFGMIRGGKIAAAILGAMEVAENGDLANWMIPGKLVKGMGGAMDLVAGVRKVIVVMDHQNKAGESKLLKECTLPLTGKGVVDRIITNLGVLDVVEGGLRIVECADGVTEDELRAATDATIV, from the coding sequence ATGCCCTGGGATAGAGATCAGATGGCCGCCCGCGCAGCGGAAGAACTCGAAGACGGCATGTATGTGAACCTCGGCATCGGCATTCCGACGCTGGTGGCGAACTACGTGGGCGACAAGGACATCACCCTGCAGTCGGAAAACGGCATGCTGGGTATGGGCCCCTTCCCCTTTGAGGGCGAAGAAGACCCCGACCTCATTAATGCAGGCAAGCAGACCATCACCGAACTGAGCCGCACAGCCTATTTCGACAGCGCCATGTCCTTCGGTATGATCCGCGGTGGTAAGATCGCCGCGGCGATCCTTGGCGCGATGGAAGTGGCCGAGAACGGCGATCTGGCGAACTGGATGATCCCCGGCAAGTTGGTCAAAGGCATGGGCGGCGCGATGGACCTTGTTGCCGGCGTGCGCAAGGTGATCGTTGTCATGGATCATCAGAACAAGGCCGGTGAGTCCAAACTACTAAAAGAATGCACCCTGCCGCTGACCGGCAAAGGCGTGGTTGACCGGATCATCACCAACCTTGGTGTGCTTGACGTGGTCGAAGGTGGATTGCGCATCGTCGAATGCGCCGATGGCGTGACGGAGGATGAGTTGCGCGCCGCGACAGACGCCACCATCGTTTAG
- a CDS encoding OmpA family protein, giving the protein MTRRHITLIAGTAALAGLTACAPSNDPVYTQFYREAGSVVDTGQFGNATLHNRQVMTGEERVTFDLANRFANEVGSTVTFAFNSAQLDATAQAVLRQQAGWIRQFPEIRFRVYGHTDLVGSQAYNRALGMRRAQAVVGYLSTLGISPSRLEAVVSYGETQPLIVTQGRERRNRRTVTEVSGFVHGHSMLLDGKYAQVIYREYVASAVPPSQLSTSATAAGGSGGE; this is encoded by the coding sequence ATGACACGCAGACATATCACGTTGATCGCTGGCACCGCGGCCCTCGCCGGGCTCACCGCCTGCGCGCCCAGCAACGATCCAGTCTATACACAGTTCTACCGCGAAGCCGGCTCGGTTGTGGACACAGGCCAGTTCGGCAATGCCACGCTGCACAACCGGCAGGTTATGACGGGCGAGGAGCGTGTGACCTTTGATCTGGCGAACCGTTTCGCCAACGAAGTCGGCTCTACCGTGACCTTCGCCTTTAACTCCGCCCAGCTGGACGCCACTGCACAGGCCGTTTTGCGCCAACAGGCCGGATGGATCCGCCAGTTCCCTGAGATTCGCTTCCGCGTTTATGGCCACACCGATCTGGTCGGCTCGCAGGCTTATAACCGGGCCTTGGGTATGCGCCGCGCGCAGGCGGTGGTCGGCTACCTCTCGACCTTGGGGATCAGCCCAAGCCGTCTGGAAGCCGTTGTTTCCTATGGTGAAACACAGCCCCTGATCGTGACCCAGGGCCGCGAGCGCCGCAACCGGCGCACCGTGACCGAGGTCAGCGGGTTTGTGCACGGCCATTCGATGCTTCTGGATGGTAAATATGCGCAGGTCATCTATCGCGAGTATGTGGCCAGCGCCGTGCCCCCCTCGCAGTTAAGCACCAGTGCCACTGCGGCTGGTGGCAGCGGCGGGGAGTAA
- a CDS encoding lytic transglycosylase domain-containing protein yields MYRLLALWLIMALSAPATWAEGLAPFPEFSAKRVAPPKKGAKRITVQIDPAARAAAAARVETGPAVAATPSGAIAPLNAGQFDWFWDKVSPAADLGGAGRLAPAMAVLSTGKVPAPRLQHLQDIARSNGVDILRATVGTKVSPALVLAVISVESAGRTDAVSRAGAAGLMQLMPDTAARFGVGDSMIAAQNILGGVKYLDWLMGEFDRDPILVLAGYNAGEGSVRKHAGVPPFAETRDYVPKVLAAFQVAQGLCLTPPELISDGCVFAAMN; encoded by the coding sequence ATGTATCGTTTATTGGCACTTTGGCTGATCATGGCCCTTTCGGCCCCCGCCACTTGGGCAGAGGGGCTCGCTCCTTTTCCCGAGTTCTCGGCCAAACGGGTCGCGCCGCCCAAAAAAGGGGCCAAGCGCATCACCGTACAGATCGACCCGGCTGCCCGTGCCGCCGCCGCTGCCAGGGTTGAGACAGGTCCAGCCGTGGCGGCCACGCCTTCAGGTGCCATCGCGCCTTTGAACGCAGGTCAGTTTGATTGGTTCTGGGATAAAGTCTCTCCCGCTGCTGATTTGGGCGGGGCAGGGCGGCTGGCGCCTGCCATGGCCGTGCTTTCCACTGGCAAAGTGCCCGCGCCGCGTTTGCAACATCTACAAGACATCGCTCGCAGCAATGGTGTGGATATTTTGCGTGCGACAGTCGGCACGAAAGTTTCTCCGGCACTCGTCTTGGCGGTGATCAGCGTTGAATCCGCTGGGCGCACCGATGCAGTGAGCCGGGCAGGGGCTGCGGGGTTGATGCAACTGATGCCCGATACCGCTGCACGTTTCGGCGTAGGCGATAGTATGATCGCGGCGCAGAACATCTTGGGCGGCGTCAAATACCTCGATTGGCTGATGGGAGAGTTCGACCGTGATCCGATCCTCGTACTTGCGGGCTATAACGCGGGCGAGGGGTCGGTGCGCAAACACGCGGGCGTGCCGCCCTTTGCTGAAACGCGGGACTATGTGCCAAAGGTACTGGCAGCCTTCCAAGTGGCGCAGGGGCTTTGCCTGACACCGCCGGAATTGATCAGCGATGGGTGTGTTTTCGCGGCGATGAACTAA
- a CDS encoding CpaF family protein encodes MFSKYKKPASATPKAAPASAPAKQAAPAKVVEAAPVATPAVAEAAKSASMRRALKPAAAAPEDRDVKRKQRMSDIKLELHRALLDNLNLAALEHASETELRQEINDIAVEILSEKSIVLNREDRMTLNSELYDEVTGLGPLETLLKDDTVNDILVNGPQQIFVERDGKLQLTDITFKDEKHLLRIIDKIVSAVGRRVDESNPYVDARLKDGSRFNAMVPPVAVDGSLVSIRKFKKDKLGIDDLVNFGAFSEEMAAYLQAAVATRLNIIVSGGTGSGKTTTLNALSSFIANDERILTIEDTAELQLQQTHVGRMESRPPNVEGKGEVSPRDCLKNALRMRPDRIIVGETRGEEVIDMLQAMNTGHDGSMTTIHANSARDGVSRLENMIAMAGIEMPLKAVRSQISSAVNLIVQASRLQDGSRRMTSITEITGMEGEVISMQEIFRYQRVGLTPENKIIGHFTATGVRSHFSERFRMWGYDLPASIYEPVAAQ; translated from the coding sequence ATGTTTTCCAAGTATAAGAAACCAGCCTCCGCGACCCCGAAAGCGGCCCCAGCTTCGGCGCCAGCCAAACAGGCCGCGCCCGCCAAGGTTGTTGAAGCCGCGCCAGTAGCCACCCCCGCAGTTGCTGAGGCCGCCAAATCGGCTTCGATGCGCCGCGCCCTCAAGCCCGCAGCAGCAGCGCCGGAAGACCGTGATGTCAAGCGCAAGCAGCGGATGAGCGACATCAAACTTGAGCTGCACCGCGCGCTGTTGGACAACCTCAACCTTGCCGCTTTGGAACATGCTTCAGAAACAGAATTGCGCCAAGAGATCAACGACATAGCGGTCGAAATTCTCTCGGAAAAAAGCATCGTTCTCAACCGCGAAGACCGCATGACGTTGAACTCTGAGCTGTATGACGAGGTGACCGGTCTTGGTCCGCTGGAAACGCTGCTGAAAGACGACACCGTCAACGATATCTTGGTGAACGGCCCGCAGCAGATCTTCGTCGAGCGCGACGGTAAGCTGCAACTGACCGACATCACCTTTAAGGACGAAAAGCACCTGCTGCGGATCATCGACAAGATCGTCTCGGCGGTGGGTCGTCGCGTGGATGAAAGCAACCCTTACGTCGACGCACGCCTGAAAGACGGCTCGCGCTTCAACGCCATGGTGCCCCCCGTCGCGGTGGATGGGTCGCTGGTGTCCATTCGTAAATTCAAGAAAGACAAGCTGGGCATCGACGATCTGGTGAATTTCGGTGCCTTCTCGGAAGAGATGGCCGCCTATTTGCAGGCCGCCGTGGCGACGCGTCTGAATATCATCGTCTCCGGCGGTACTGGCTCGGGTAAGACCACCACGCTGAACGCGCTGTCTTCGTTCATCGCCAATGATGAGCGTATCTTGACCATCGAAGACACCGCCGAACTTCAGCTTCAGCAGACCCACGTAGGCCGGATGGAAAGCCGCCCGCCCAACGTCGAAGGCAAGGGCGAAGTCTCTCCCCGCGACTGTCTGAAAAACGCCCTGCGGATGCGCCCGGACCGGATCATCGTCGGCGAAACCCGCGGCGAGGAAGTCATCGACATGTTGCAGGCGATGAACACCGGCCACGACGGCTCTATGACCACGATCCACGCGAACTCTGCCCGCGATGGGGTGTCACGTCTGGAAAACATGATCGCCATGGCCGGGATCGAAATGCCACTCAAAGCCGTGCGCAGCCAGATTTCTTCGGCGGTGAACCTGATCGTGCAGGCCTCGCGCCTGCAAGACGGCTCGCGCCGCATGACCTCCATCACGGAAATCACCGGCATGGAAGGCGAGGTAATCTCAATGCAAGAGATCTTCCGCTATCAGCGTGTCGGCCTGACCCCGGAAAACAAGATCATTGGCCATTTCACCGCCACAGGTGTGCGCAGCCACTTCTCCGAGCGGTTCCGCATGTGGGGCTATGATCTGCCTGCGTCCATCTACGAACCGGTCGCGGCCCAGTAA
- a CDS encoding type II and III secretion system protein family protein, translating into MKIDRFLKAALLGLTLGAMPLALTLPSSAGADTLRVVKRGTNSSLDVPMNRAVVVESDIPFAELSIANPGIADISSLSDRTIYVLGKSPGLTTLTLLDAGGQLITNVDVRVAADVSEFKERLRQILPGEKIEVRTANDGIVLSGIVSSTQRLQRALDLAERYAPERVSNLMSVGGIQQVMMKVRFAEMQRNVSKSLGSSLAINGAIGGTGINGGTGSTNSSGGVASSLGGTIPSSNQNAGAVLFGFNAGSTQVGILLEALEEKGVVRFLAEPNLVALSGQEAKFLAGGEYPVPVAQTGDTIAVEFKPFGVELAFIPRVVDKDIINLEMNAAVSAIDGSNSIALGNGIEISAFTRRETSTTVEMRDGESFAIAGLLTDDFTDSTRQLPWIGDVPVLGALFRSADYQRSQTELVIIVTAHLVTPTRSEALVLPTDRIKPPSEKDLFLHGRTADGTRTPTRGAAGEVAKQDFRGSYGYVLD; encoded by the coding sequence ATGAAAATCGATAGATTTCTAAAAGCAGCCCTATTGGGGCTGACTCTGGGCGCGATGCCACTGGCATTGACCCTGCCCAGCTCTGCTGGCGCCGACACGCTGCGGGTTGTGAAACGCGGCACGAATTCCAGTCTCGATGTTCCGATGAACCGCGCCGTGGTGGTCGAAAGCGACATCCCCTTTGCGGAATTGAGCATTGCCAACCCTGGCATCGCGGATATCTCTTCGCTGTCTGATCGCACCATCTATGTGCTCGGCAAATCCCCGGGTCTGACCACGCTGACGCTGTTGGACGCTGGCGGGCAATTGATCACCAACGTCGATGTTCGCGTGGCTGCGGATGTATCCGAGTTTAAAGAACGGCTGCGCCAGATCCTTCCGGGTGAGAAGATCGAAGTGCGCACGGCCAATGATGGCATTGTGCTGTCGGGCATCGTGTCTTCGACACAGCGCTTGCAACGCGCGCTTGATCTGGCTGAACGCTATGCGCCTGAGCGGGTCAGCAACCTAATGAGCGTTGGCGGTATCCAGCAGGTGATGATGAAGGTCCGCTTTGCGGAAATGCAGCGTAACGTGTCCAAATCGCTGGGCTCTTCGCTTGCGATCAATGGCGCGATCGGCGGCACCGGCATCAACGGTGGGACAGGCAGCACCAATTCATCTGGCGGGGTTGCTTCCTCTCTTGGCGGCACGATCCCCTCTTCCAACCAGAACGCGGGCGCGGTGCTGTTTGGCTTTAACGCGGGTTCGACCCAAGTGGGCATCTTGCTGGAAGCGCTAGAAGAAAAAGGCGTTGTGCGGTTCTTGGCGGAACCGAACCTCGTCGCGCTGTCGGGGCAAGAGGCCAAGTTCCTCGCCGGGGGGGAATACCCCGTTCCCGTCGCGCAAACAGGTGACACCATCGCGGTGGAGTTCAAACCCTTCGGTGTTGAGCTCGCCTTTATTCCACGCGTCGTGGACAAAGATATCATCAACCTTGAGATGAACGCCGCCGTGTCGGCCATCGACGGGAGTAACAGCATCGCCCTGGGCAATGGGATTGAGATTTCAGCATTTACCCGCCGCGAAACGTCCACCACGGTTGAGATGCGCGATGGCGAAAGCTTTGCCATTGCCGGGCTTTTGACCGACGACTTTACTGACAGCACGCGGCAACTGCCGTGGATCGGCGATGTGCCAGTGCTGGGCGCGCTGTTCCGCTCAGCGGATTATCAGCGCAGCCAGACAGAGCTGGTGATCATCGTCACCGCGCATCTGGTAACGCCAACCCGCAGCGAAGCGCTGGTACTGCCCACGGACCGCATCAAGCCGCCCTCCGAGAAAGACCTTTTCTTGCACGGGCGCACCGCCGACGGCACCCGCACTCCGACCCGAGGTGCGGCGGGCGAAGTGGCCAAGCAGGACTTCCGCGGCTCCTACGGTTATGTACTGGATTGA
- a CDS encoding AAA family ATPase, with protein MSNSMPQPEAAPIVACTISRDVQNFDLLIEDMEATLGESWGDLGFAEALAFFGQPEAAAMEFVALAMDETDEDNLVLMSEIITQAKARDIRVILIAEDMTPAALHSLLRQGADEFVPYPLPEGELAQAIARVRAGENAPPAPAAETESAAPQLKAGARKDGALIVVHGLAGGTGATTLAVNLAWELANADKKNAPSVCLLDFDLQSGSVATFLDLQRREAVYEMMSDTQSMDEEIFGQALQTFEDKLHVLTAPAEMLPLDIITNEDVERILSMACNQFDYVIVDMPSTLVQWSETVLTSAHIYFAMLELDMRSAQNALRFKRALQSEELPFEKLRYVMNRAPKFTDLSAKSRVKRMAESLSISIDVQLPDGGKAVTQANDHGLPLANSAPKSPLRREIAKLAGSIHDLKGDQAKAA; from the coding sequence ATGAGCAACAGTATGCCCCAACCCGAAGCAGCGCCGATCGTTGCCTGCACAATCAGCCGTGATGTACAAAACTTCGACCTCTTGATCGAAGATATGGAGGCCACGCTTGGCGAAAGCTGGGGCGACCTGGGATTCGCCGAAGCGCTGGCATTCTTTGGGCAACCCGAAGCCGCGGCGATGGAATTTGTAGCCTTGGCTATGGATGAGACCGACGAAGACAACCTTGTATTGATGAGCGAGATCATCACCCAAGCCAAGGCACGTGATATCCGCGTGATCCTGATCGCCGAGGACATGACCCCCGCAGCGTTGCATTCACTGTTGCGCCAAGGTGCTGACGAATTCGTTCCCTATCCGCTGCCCGAAGGCGAGTTGGCTCAAGCTATCGCACGGGTTCGCGCAGGGGAGAATGCCCCCCCTGCCCCCGCCGCAGAGACAGAATCAGCAGCCCCACAGTTGAAAGCTGGCGCGCGCAAAGACGGTGCCTTGATCGTGGTGCACGGGTTGGCCGGTGGCACCGGTGCGACAACTCTTGCTGTGAACCTTGCTTGGGAACTTGCCAACGCGGACAAGAAGAACGCGCCCTCGGTCTGCCTGCTGGATTTCGATTTGCAATCTGGCTCCGTCGCGACATTCCTTGACCTGCAACGCCGCGAGGCGGTCTATGAGATGATGTCCGACACGCAATCCATGGACGAAGAGATCTTTGGCCAAGCCCTGCAAACCTTTGAAGACAAGCTGCATGTGTTGACCGCCCCCGCGGAAATGCTGCCGCTCGACATCATCACCAACGAAGACGTTGAACGTATCCTGAGCATGGCCTGCAACCAGTTCGACTACGTCATTGTGGATATGCCCTCAACGCTGGTGCAATGGTCTGAAACCGTACTGACCAGCGCGCATATCTATTTCGCTATGCTGGAGCTTGATATGCGTTCGGCCCAGAACGCACTACGCTTCAAACGCGCCCTGCAATCCGAAGAGCTTCCCTTTGAGAAGTTGCGCTATGTGATGAACCGCGCGCCCAAGTTCACCGATCTCAGCGCCAAGAGCCGGGTCAAGCGCATGGCCGAATCGCTCAGCATCTCGATTGACGTACAACTGCCTGATGGCGGCAAGGCGGTGACGCAGGCCAATGATCACGGCCTCCCGCTCGCCAATTCTGCCCCAAAAAGCCCGCTCCGGCGCGAAATAGCCAAGCTGGCAGGCTCCATCCACGATCTCAAGGGCGATCAGGCCAAAGCAGCCTGA
- the cpaB gene encoding Flp pilus assembly protein CpaB — translation MRAVFGLVLLVGIALAGGAVYLAKDRISQYQAANAQAQAALAQVVPTQTVWVAEKPLKYGQPLTREDVRAVNWPENAIPEGSFIEETLLFPENTKDHRIVLRNIEKDEAIMAVKVTEPGEDSGLTSRLARGMRAFTIKVDVSSGVSGFLRPGDRVDVYWTGRVNVGNQSSNGDVTKLIESAVQLIAIDQSADALVMEEASIAKTVTVAVKPQQVAALAQAQSTGKLSLSLVGTNDDTVAEAIEVDQRSLLGIEMQETIAEVAKEKICTIRTRRGAEVVELQIPCTN, via the coding sequence ATGCGGGCCGTATTTGGATTGGTTCTTTTGGTAGGTATCGCACTTGCCGGTGGGGCCGTATATCTGGCGAAAGACCGGATTTCTCAGTATCAAGCAGCCAATGCACAGGCGCAGGCCGCGCTGGCGCAAGTGGTGCCAACACAAACCGTCTGGGTGGCCGAAAAGCCGCTTAAATATGGGCAGCCCCTGACCCGCGAGGATGTGCGCGCCGTAAATTGGCCCGAGAACGCGATCCCCGAGGGCAGTTTTATTGAGGAAACCCTGCTGTTTCCTGAAAACACCAAGGACCACCGCATTGTCCTGCGCAATATCGAAAAAGATGAAGCAATCATGGCCGTCAAGGTGACGGAGCCGGGTGAAGACTCGGGTCTGACCTCGCGCCTGGCCCGCGGCATGCGCGCCTTTACCATCAAGGTGGATGTCTCCAGCGGTGTGTCGGGCTTCTTGCGCCCCGGCGACCGGGTCGATGTTTACTGGACGGGCCGCGTGAACGTGGGCAACCAATCCAGCAACGGCGACGTAACCAAGCTGATCGAATCAGCTGTGCAACTGATCGCCATCGACCAAAGCGCCGATGCGCTGGTGATGGAGGAAGCCTCAATCGCTAAGACCGTGACCGTAGCCGTGAAACCCCAACAGGTCGCCGCCCTTGCCCAAGCGCAGTCGACCGGCAAACTGTCTCTCTCCTTGGTCGGCACCAATGACGATACCGTGGCCGAAGCCATTGAGGTCGATCAGCGGTCGCTTCTTGGGATTGAGATGCAGGAAACCATCGCAGAGGTCGCCAAAGAGAAGATTTGTACGATCCGCACACGTCGCGGCGCTGAGGTGGTCGAACTTCAGATCCCCTGCACAAACTGA
- a CDS encoding Flp family type IVb pilin, protein MMNFIKNFRNDEDGAVTVDWVVLTAAIVGLAIVAFSTIGENTELLTGQIAGDISGEMRAP, encoded by the coding sequence ATGATGAACTTTATCAAAAACTTCCGCAATGACGAAGACGGTGCCGTGACAGTTGACTGGGTCGTTCTGACCGCTGCGATCGTCGGCTTGGCAATTGTTGCTTTCAGCACCATCGGTGAAAACACAGAACTGCTTACAGGCCAGATTGCTGGTGATATTTCCGGTGAGATGCGCGCACCATAA
- a CDS encoding CoA transferase subunit A: MNKIYGSAAEALEGVLSDGMLIAAGGFGLCGIPELLLQAIKDNGAKDLTFASNNAGVDDFGIGILLQSRQVKKMISSYVGENAEFMRQYLSGELELEFNPQGTLAERMRAGGSGIPGFYTKTGVGTQIAEGKEVKQFHGEDYILEEGIFADLSIVKAWKADDTGNLVFRKTARNFNPPAAMCGKVCIVEVEEIVPRGSLDPDKIHLPGIYVHRIIQGDHEKRIEKVTTRKREEA, translated from the coding sequence GTGAACAAAATCTATGGATCCGCCGCTGAGGCACTGGAAGGTGTCTTGTCGGATGGCATGCTGATCGCCGCCGGGGGCTTTGGCCTTTGTGGCATTCCTGAATTGCTGCTGCAGGCGATCAAGGATAACGGGGCCAAAGACCTTACCTTTGCCTCCAACAATGCGGGCGTCGACGATTTCGGCATCGGCATTCTGCTGCAATCGCGGCAGGTGAAAAAGATGATCTCCTCCTATGTCGGTGAAAACGCCGAGTTCATGCGCCAGTATCTGAGCGGTGAGCTGGAGCTTGAGTTTAACCCCCAAGGCACATTGGCCGAGCGCATGCGCGCCGGCGGTTCGGGCATTCCGGGTTTCTACACCAAGACCGGCGTCGGCACCCAGATCGCTGAGGGCAAGGAAGTGAAGCAATTCCACGGTGAGGATTACATCCTCGAAGAGGGCATTTTTGCCGACCTGTCGATCGTGAAAGCATGGAAAGCCGATGACACCGGCAACCTCGTGTTCCGCAAAACCGCGCGCAACTTCAACCCGCCTGCGGCCATGTGCGGCAAGGTTTGCATTGTTGAGGTCGAAGAGATCGTCCCCCGCGGCAGCCTCGACCCCGATAAAATCCATCTGCCCGGCATCTACGTGCATCGCATCATCCAAGGCGATCACGAGAAACGGATCGAAAAGGTCACAACACGCAAGCGGGAGGAAGCCTAA
- a CDS encoding L,D-transpeptidase — MSGIKFTRRGVIAASGAALMTPQILRAQEFGQSAREFSNEAPVSRNASSFATQRWQDHFDSLGQGAIVADTISRALHYWSADGQTYKVYPTSVPATEELTKRGYTEIVRKKEGPDWTPTASMMERFPHYKYMPPGPDNPLGTHAMYLSWPAYIIHGTHDTRKIGRRSSDGCIGLYNEKIEELFGMCPVGTQVRII, encoded by the coding sequence ATGTCAGGCATTAAATTTACCCGACGCGGCGTGATCGCCGCCAGCGGTGCGGCGTTGATGACCCCGCAGATCCTGCGCGCGCAGGAATTCGGCCAATCGGCCCGCGAATTTTCCAACGAAGCGCCAGTGTCGCGCAATGCGTCTAGCTTTGCCACGCAACGCTGGCAGGACCATTTCGACAGCCTCGGTCAAGGCGCAATCGTTGCCGACACGATCAGCCGCGCGTTGCATTACTGGAGCGCCGATGGCCAGACCTACAAGGTCTACCCGACATCCGTGCCTGCCACCGAAGAGCTGACCAAACGCGGCTATACCGAGATTGTGCGCAAGAAAGAGGGTCCGGATTGGACACCGACCGCTTCGATGATGGAGCGTTTCCCGCATTACAAATACATGCCGCCCGGCCCCGACAACCCGCTGGGCACCCATGCGATGTACCTCAGCTGGCCTGCGTACATCATTCACGGCACCCATGACACGCGCAAGATCGGGCGTCGGTCTTCGGACGGCTGTATCGGTCTCTATAATGAAAAGATCGAAGAGCTTTTCGGCATGTGCCCGGTCGGCACACAAGTGCGTATCATCTGA